One Phaeodactylum tricornutum CCAP 1055/1 PHATR_bd_32x35 genomic scaffold, whole genome shotgun sequence genomic window carries:
- a CDS encoding predicted protein, whose product MASNEESSSSSATPDWNAQWSNLQRQVAGVHATIRRWRGPLFAAFLALAYRYPTHILHYLFLPFYRSVLTLLGIALGLGLGLGLATHVYDQLEHWTQRDAQAEADATRNGTDRAMPPAPLASPTGLRHRSSLHKASLSSLMVGLEDEQTYAALMTAAGYYPVPNVLRGQVLRVRGPNQEAHSKNTAPDQTVSRYHYQFDRGTVAVDFMNDLWPTLPTAINQQLGLFVEFIVRDFVASWYHKMDTGCVYPVSAKTHDTPTSGDHGTSKDAPVVPSRRLVTNLGPFQKLPFLEHLYESMAIVFGNLATRVEHVNIMEVVLLKWIRVLAHTFKVYRALRKSVHNKRLSHLAVVATSQDGNNNNNNYPSSATGTNHVKTASTAAVSSTTPGPLRQRRASAVSLQQQRNATPVSEMAMTKEFLFCGKLHKAVTFGLDVPALLFADASGKECGDGRDVKHSSSLPQGNKDHTVEEDAVLERRLFDTRLLEECELDYNRVVGHRMVRALLPRHDFGSTIVQSLVTEIMAGCVLSPIMGCLSPDYINGWLVSGLSKAKPDEGTEDNDTVEKSDKPDNTAAEDPEERGWDLGSDAAAADISEFDDSIRSVSRSETMSNSMWSIDGAPEPQENEFQGKDLLSGNDSPLHSPTMKAPEGTPTRNQMTDTRGLTPVREQSQGPLRASASLEKMLDTGISNDKNDTDIVTELAMALIDMQQHMDFDEIRQARVNQQELQKVPWDDSACQASVIRMVLVIEAALTHGRCAYRVDETDNGGHSEDVEGLDDSSRPVEDPLPNYEPATLSQILMEMTSDIEAFEERVAIENTLSAASHSSEKYKDTLAIPYKPSPTEQSTLRTLIAAWLHTGQIYRTITVLVQAHATVLIPYYHSQAFLRSAANAAGFVRQLKSLKGVDILVDTMTVLASPRLDELGGDELAVLVKRSQASPDTGSSRPSHTLTVAPSATSTMVASQYMGPTTTPRHVDFHRNEAFAASLRSERERRTQSWCSLFQHDDEDGVPIICRSRGTTEKDAESHRELHHISRIFYTSTNLAVIRDAARRKASNDFESMSQSEASENSSSVPVSLLTVETASPRRRIEVPDDDSSFLLRAQPRPLNAVGVHRDQRNHDQSFKCFAATYEEPVAPKSGHYTGGRYIRRCLVRYYPIDRTACIALQNDNRKLDQRKTRGTVPDTITVGQPARPTPFLSTEFLRERHLCQRWAPKGTNRSQSILASSVMEPTDFTAMPRSGKATDFIYRMTLFEKPMIALGGKHFIVHDSASLGTHRADASALEMSDAALSATLMAIGAENGSSGPDYSGLHHEVEMGKDGYPIVWMKFSRSQDDTQVEVKPYRVSFVRAALMVTSARHEAQLQSLIKCVREGSAKKATKALTDARLRPTLRLLEYAGNKSREKQSILLRDLKLGVNHIDRMQLRRNGLLLPRYPTRLLDLTAVIEDALDASEVRNVELYGTMGVVYKIRCTATIDLLTDEVSFNDRDGYKTSDGTMGRIFKEDWVVYRSFKEFQIFHKHLKNQVSALESSGTAGSRLVVAASAAFTTSASATFSRHRQRKVLIPSMSQATKVGALGITKKSILKRKECLHEYLENILSPGHLLSRCPELLLFLGAFYPLLPEVRIGQIVSGIMDPLGRTAMTRAIVEREPDSTITETIEAKAGKLEIPGKALPTRNRSRTASHGTIDEADDDDDFFEEGETLDGSSRKSRGNIEMIPAVRNKVDKVPLAQVRSRIFELLRYQFGFENASFVRNRMLAAIKTASLAVTSASEFRRTLYNLHVTHVNSESLAGWIKFTSDLLWPEGVFFQSKPPLTEEERDTQARKSRNALHESFPEALRAVLGQELTHDGLDIFHEMLQNRIVVKSMAYMLFDLLWIEVFPEIGDVLQCGAALDIED is encoded by the exons ATGGCGTCGAACgaggaatcgtcgtcgtcatcggcaACCCCCGACTGGAACGCGCAATGGTCCAACCTCCAGCGGCAGGTTGCCGGTGTCCATGCCACGATACGACGGTGGCGGGGACCACTCTTTGCCGCATTCCTGGCGTTGGCGTACCGATATCCCACCCATATCCTACACTACCTGTTCCTACCCTTCTACCGTTCCGTCTTGACGTTGCTGGGGATTGCCTTGGGCCTCGGGCTCGGTTTGGGCTTGGCCACGCACGTGTACGACCAACTCGAGCACTGGACACAACGCGACGCACAAGCCGAGGCGGACGCGACCCGGAACGGTACGGACCGAGCGATGCCCCCCGCGCCCTTGGCGTCTCCCACGGGGTTGCGGCACCGCTCCTCACTACACAAAGCCTCACTCTCGTCTCTCATGGTGGGACTCGAAGACGAACAAACCTACGCCGCCCTCATGACCGCCGCGGGTTACTACCCCGTCCCGAATGTACTGCGGGGACAGGTCTTGCGCGTGCGGGGACCGAATCAAGAAGCACACTCAAAAAATACTGCGCCCGATCAGACCGTCTCTCGGTACCATTACCAGTTTGACCGAGGGACCGTGGCGGTTGATTTTATGAACGATCTCTGGCCAACCTTGCCGACCGCTATTAATCAACAATTGGGACTGTTTGTTGAATTCATTGTCCGCGATTTTGTGGCCTCGTGGTATCACAAAATGGATACCGGGTGTGTGTACCCCGTATCCGCCAAAACGCACGACACACCCACCAGTGGTGATCACGGAACGTCCAAGGATGCTCCCGTCGTGCCGTCCCGTCGTCTCGTCACAAACTTGGGTCCCTTTCAAAAATTGCCCTTTCTCGAACACTTGTACGAGTCCATGGCGATCGTCTTTGGCAACTTGGCAACTCGCGTTGAGCACGTCAAcattatggaagttgtgcTCCTGAAATGGATACGCGTACTCGCCCATACCTTTAAAGTATACCGTGCTTTGCGCAAGTCGGTACACAACAAACGTCTCTCGCACCTTGCGGTAGTCGCTACCAGCCAAGACGGaaataacaacaacaataactATCCATCCAGTGCAACGGGCACAAATCACGTAAAGACCGcatccaccgccgccgtGTCGTCCACGACCCCTGGGCCTCTCCGTCAGCGCCGTGCCAGTGCAGTTTCCTTGCAACAACAGCGAAACGCCACGCCCGTATCGGAAATGGCCATGACCAAGGAATTCTTGTTTTGTGGTAAACTACACAAGGCTGTGACGTTTGGATTAGACGTGCCCGCCCTTCTCTTTGCCGACGCATCGGGCAAAGAATGTGGCGATGGTCGTGATGTGAAGCATTCATCATCGCTACCGCAAGGTAATAAGGACCATACGGTCGAGGAAGATGCCGTACTAGAGCGGCGATTATTTGATACGCGATTACTGGAAGAATGCGAATTGGATTACAACCGTGTTGTGGGGCACCGAATGGTCCGGGCCTTGTTACCCCGCCATGATTTTGGTTCTACAATTGTCCAATCCCTTGTGACTGAAATCATGGCTGGCTGTGTGCTGTCACCCATCATGGGTTGCTTGTCTCCCGACTATATCAATGGTTGGCTCGTCAGTGGGTTGTCCAAAGCCAAACCTGACGAAGGAACGGAGGACAACGACACGGTTGAGAAATCAGACAAGCCGGACAACACAGCCGCGGAAGATCCCGAAGAGCGCGGATGGGATCTCGGCTcggatgctgctgctgcagaTATCAGTGAATTTGATGATTCCATAAGATCCGTTTCGCGGTCGGAAACCATGTCAAACTCAATGTGGAGTATCGATGGTGCGCCCGAACCGCAAGAGAATGAATTCCAAGGGAAGGATCTGTTGTCAGGCAACGATTCGCCCCTGCATTCTCCTACCATGAAAGCACCGGAAGGCACGCCAACGCGGAATCAAATGACGGATACACGAGGGCTCACGCCGGTTCGGGAGCAGAGCCAAGGTCCTCTTCGTGCTTCAGCGTCGCTTGAGAAAATGCTTGACACAGGGATCAGCAATGATAAAAATGACACAGATATTGTTACGGAACTCGCCATGGCTCTGATTGATATGCAGCAGCACATGGACTTCGACGAGATCCGACAAGCACGGGTAAATCAGCAAGAATTGCAAAAGGTACCGTGGGACGATTCTGCATGTCAAGCCTCCGTCATACGTATGGTACTAGTGATAGAGGCCGCCTTGACTCATGGTCGGTGCGCGTATCGCGTTGATGAGACTGACAACGGAGGGCACAGTGAGGACGTCGAAGGTTTGGACGACAGCAGCCGACCGGTGGAAGACCCTTTGCCAAACTACGAGCCGGCAACACTCTCGCAAATCCTCATGGAAATGACTAGCGACATTGAAGCCTTCGAAGAGCGTGTGGCAATAGAAAATACCTTGTCAGCGGCATCTCACTCATCGGAAAAGTACAAAGACACTCTTGCCATTCCTTATAAGCCGTCGCCAACAGAGCAGTCAACCCTGCGGACTTTAATTGCGGCTTGGCTCCATACGGGCCAAATTTACCGGACTATTACGGTGTTGGTTCAAGCACACGCTACCGTTCTAATACCATATTATCATAGCCAAGCATTTCTGCGCTCAGCAGCAAACGCAGCAGGCTTTGTGCGGCAGTTGAAGTCTTTAAAGGGCGTAGATATTTTGGTGGACACAATGACGGTACTGGCGAGCCCCAGACTGGACGAACTGGGTGGCGATGAATTGGCGGTCTTGGTAAAAAGGTCACAAGCCTCGCCAGATACGGGTAGCTCCCGTCCGAGCCATACGTTAACTGTCGCTCCCAGCGCGACATCGACCATGGTAGCATCACAGTACATGGGTCCTACCACAACACCTCGACACGTTGATTTTCATCGAAATGAAGCGTTTGCGGCCAGTCTACGCTCGGAGCGAGAGCGACGAACCCAGTCCTGGTGTTCCTTGTTTCAGcacgatgatgaagacggGGTACCCATAATATGCCGGAGTAGAGGTACCACGGAGAAGGATGCAGAATCACACAGAGAGCTCCATCATATTTCCAGAATTTTTTACACGAGCACTAATTTAGCTGTAATTCGAGATGCTGCTCGGCGGAAAGCTTCGAACGACTTTGAGAGTATGTCCCAGTCCGAGGCATCAGAAAACTCAAGTTCAGTTCCGGTTTCGTTGCTCACGGTAGAGACGGCCAGTCCTAGACGACGGATTGAGGTTCCTGACGACGATTCATCTTTTCTGCTGCGCGCTCAGCCTCGCCCTCTCAATGCCGTTGGGGTTCACCGAGATCAGCGAAACCATGACCAAAGTTTCAAGTGCTTTGCGGCAACGTATGAAGAGCCGGTCGCTCCCAAGTCTGGCCACTACACCGGCGGCCGTTACATCCGCCGCTGTTTAGTTCGGTACTACCCTATCGACAGAACTGCTTGCATTGCTTTGCAAAATGATAACCGTAAGCTGGATCAAAGGAAAACTCGTGGAACAGTTCCGGACACAATTACAGTGGGGCAGCCAGCTCGCCCAACGCCGTTCCTTTCTACCGAGTTTTTGCGAGAACGTCATTTGTGCCAGCGCTGGGCTCCTAAGGGAACAAATCGGTCCCAGTCTATTCTGGCGAGCTCAGTAATGGAACCGACCGATTTCACAGCAATGCCCAGATCTGGGAAAGCTACTGATTTTATCTACCGAATGACCCTTTTCGAAAAGCCGATGATTGCCTTGGGCGGAAAGCATTTTATTGTACATGACTCAGCATCTCTAGGAACGCATCGAGCTGACGCAAGCGCCTTGGAGATGAGCGACGCTGCCTTGAGTGCAACCTTGATGGCCATCGGTGCCGAGAATGGTTCGTCAGGTCCGGACTATTCTGGATTGCATCACGAAGTAGAAATGGGAAAGGACGGATATCCGATTGTTTGGATGAAATTTAGCCGCAGCCAAGATGACACACAGGTCGAAGTCAAACCGTATCGAGTATCTTTCGTTCGGGCCGCCTTAATGGTCACATCTGCGCGACACGAAGCGCAGCTCCAG AGTCTGATAAAGTGCGTCCGGGAAGGATCTGCAAAGAAGGCCACAAAGGCTCTCACTGATGCACGTCTTCGACCAACACTTCGTCTACTGGAGTATGCGGGAAACAAAAGCAGAGAAAAGCAGTCAATTCTACTTAGAGATTTGAAGCTTGGCGTTAACCATATTGATCGAATGCAG CTTCGGAGAAACGGTTTGTTACTCCCTCGGTATCCAACGCGATTGCTGGATCTCACAGCTGTAATTGAGGATGCTTTGGACGCAAGTGAAGTTCGTAATGTGGAGTTATACGGCACGATGGGTGTGGTGTACAAAATCAGATGTACTGCAACGATTGACCTTCTAACTGACGAAGTCAGCTTCAATGACAGAGATGGCTACAAGACTAGCGACGGAACAATGGGTAGGATTTTTAAGGAGGACTGGGTTGTTTATAGATCGTTCAAGGAATTTCAAATATTTCACAAGCATTTGAAGAACCAAGTCTCGGCGTTGGAATCGTCGGGCACAGCTGGATCGCGCCTAGTGGTTGCTGCCAGTGCGGCTTTCACTACTTCAGCAAGCGCTACTTTTTCGCGTCACCGTCAGCGCAAGGTTTTGATACCTTCGATGTCACAGGCCACCAAAGTAGGGGCTCTCGGTATAACGaaaaaatccattttgaAGCGAAAGGAATGCCTTCACGAGTACCTCGAAAATATTCTTTCTCCTGGTCACCTCCTTTCACGATGCCCCGAGCTTCTCCTGTTTCTCGGAGCCTTCTATCCCCTGCTACCGGAGGTCCGTATCGGACAGATAGTATCGGGGATTATGGATCCGCTTGGTCGCACTGCTATGACACGGGCAATTGTCGAAAGAGAGCCAGACTCAACCATCACCGAAACGATAGAAGCGAAAGCTGGGAAATTGGAAATTCCCGGTAAAGCGCTTCCGACGCGTAATCGATCGAGAACGGCTTCGCATGGAACGATAGACGAGgccgacgatgatgacgacttCTTTGAGGAAGGTGAAACGCTCGATGGCTCTAGTAGGAAGTCTCGTGGCAACATTGAGATGATTCCTGCGGTTCGGAACAAAGTTGACAAAGTGCCGCTCGCCCAGGTTCGCAGTCGGATATTTGAGCTTCTCCGCTATCAATTCGGTTTCGAAAACGCGTCCTTTGTGCGCAATCGAATGCTCGCAGCGATTAAAACCGCATCCCTTGCAGTGACCAGTGCTTCCGAGTTCAGACGTACGCTGTATAATCTCCACGTAACGCACGTGAATTCCGAATCTCTGGCTGGCTGGATCAAATTTACCTCAGATTTGCTGTGGCCGGAGGGTGTTTTCTTTCAGTCGAAACCACCCcttacggaagaagaacgagacACTCAAGCACGTAAATCGAGGAATGCACTGCACGAGTCCTTTCCAGAGGCATTGAGAGCAGTATTGGGTCAAGAGTTGACCCACGATGGGCTCGACATATTCCACGAGATGCTGCAGAACCGTATCGTCGTGAAGAGTATGGCCTATATGCTGTTCGATCTTTTGTGGATCGAGGTTTTCCCCGAAATTGGTGATGTTCTGCAGTGTGGAGCCGCATTAGACATAGAGGATTGA
- a CDS encoding predicted protein — translation MNRRACILLSVCLSSVMVVQLWLGFATKYSGTGTSVIKSLLRPLNEIKTLAMEDTAHLEITTRSSVLDVVAYDNWTASHKITSSMQMTPQDSTQASKFSLMPITKTKAEEKKSLATWQHTHQNRPFCSVPQIRDGQWVPVHGPASYITQTSHLRCYGEPDVYQTMNFTSYVWQPHNAHRKKCEWTAWQGPRNACQVLEHSNILIAGDSLSWEHFSSLLQLLGHHVHQNLQHQSRELRTNVMDLLCNGRSRISYRRDDKLTNLSAALDEEPFPNVVILNRGAHYVGDDELMQGIRENIRELKVWKRQCNAMGMSCQLFWRTSVPGHPECHKFEAPVNDLQRMEAHISNLSLYNNHTLKYHWYDYQHQNQLVIEEFAKHNATLEVHIMDAYALNVLRPDDHRSHQGDCLHNCYPGKMDVYNVWLLHVLRQLFDLESIKKQSSIAASQGWHRLPATVYNPDATDAARLVRLSRRGHNSDSKQQKQH, via the coding sequence atgaaTCGTAGAGCATGCATTCTCCTCTCGGTTTGCTTATCGTCCGTGATGGTAGTCCAGCTGTGGTTGGGCTTCGCAACAAAATACAGTGGAACCGGTACTAGTGTTATCAAAAGTTTGTTGAGACCGTTGAACGAAATCAAGACACTCGCAATGGAAGACACTGCACATCTTGAGATCACCACACGCAGCAGCGTATTGGATGTGGTTGCCTACGACAATTGGACGGCCTCCCACAAGATTACAAGCTCAATGCAAATGACACCCCAGGACAGTACACAGGCGTCAAAATTCTCTTTGATGCCTATCACCAAGACAAAAgcggaagaaaaaaaatcTCTCGCAACCTGGCAACACACACATCAAAATCGTCCCTTTTGCAGCGTCCCACAAATTCGCGATGGCCAGTGGGTCCCCGTTCATGGCCCAGCTTCGTACATCACGCAAACCTCCCATTTGCGCTGCTACGGTGAGCCTGATGTCTACCAAACAATGAACTTCACGTCCTATGTCTGGCAACCGCACAATGCTCATCGCAAGAAGTGTGAATGGACTGCTTGGCAAGGTCCGCGAAATGCTTGTCAAGTCCTTGAGCACAGCAACATCCTGATAGCGGGGGACTCTCTCTCCTGGGAACACTTCAGCTCGTTGCTTCAGCTACTTGGTCACCACGTACACCAGAATCTACAGCACCAGTCGCGGGAATTGCGCACAAACGTGATGGATCTATTATGTAATGGCCGTTCACGCATATCATACCGACGAGATGACAAGCTCACCAACCTCTCGGCCGCTCTGGACGAAGAACCCTTTCCCAACGTTGTCATTTTGAACCGAGGTGCACACTACGTGGGTGATGATGAGCTAATGCAGGGCATTCGAGAGAACATTCGGGAGCTGaaagtttggaaacgccagTGCAACGCAATGGGAATGTCCTGTCAGCTTTTCTGGCGGACGTCCGTACCGGGTCATCCTGAGTGTCATAAATTTGAAGCCCCAGTCAACGACTTGCAAAGAATGGAAGCGCATATTAGCAACTTGTCCTTATACAACAACCACACCCTGAAGTATCACTGGTATGATTACCAGCACCAGAATCAATTAGTTATTGAGGAGTTTGCCAAGCACAACGCAACACTGGAAGTGCATATCATGGACGCTTACGCTTTGAATGTCCTGCGCCCTGATGACCATCGTTCGCATCAAGGAGACTGTCTGCACAATTGCTATCCTGGAAAAATGGATGTCTACAATGTTTGGCTCTTGCATGTGTTGCGACAACTGTTTGATTTGGAATCAATCAAAAAACAGAGCAGCATTGCGGCATCTCAAGGCTGGCATCGCTTGCCGGCAACAGTCTACAATCCCGACGCAACCGACGCCGCTAGGCTAGTCCGTCTTTCTCGTCGTGGTCACAATAGCGACAGCAAACAGCAAAAACAACACTAA